The uncultured Cohaesibacter sp. region CTGCATCGCCCATCAAACGCACCGAGCCGAGCATTTCGCCACTTTTTTGGTCGACCGCTATGAAGGCCATGGATCGGGCATAGTCGATTTGTGTCAGTCGGGCAATGAAAGCGTGGCTTAGGCTGCGTGCCGATGAGAAGAAGCGAAGGCGCATGTCATCATCTGTGACCCGATCAAAAAAGGCCGGAAAGAGCGCTTCGTCCTCGGGCCGCATAGGGCGGATGAAAACAATGCGCCCATCCTTGAGAGTACGTTCCTGCTCCCATTCGCTTGGGTATGGCTTGATGGCAAAGCGTTTATGGGGATGCTCATGCGCATCCACCTGTGTCACCCGCACGCGCGCGTCCGCGATCACGTTGCCACTTGCATCTGCCAATACGGGGTTGAAATCGAGCTCCTGAATTTCCGGAAAATCGGAAGTCATCTGGCTCATGCGCACCAGCATTTCAGCCAGCGCCCCCTTGTCGCAGGGCGCGGTATCGCGATAGCCCTCAAGACGACGATTGACCCTCGTTTTCTCGATCATCGCCCTTGCCGAGAGCAGATCAAGCGGCGGCAGGGCCAATGCCTTGTCGCGGATGACCTCTACCGCTGTGCCACCCCGCCCGAAGACCATGACAGGCCCGAAGACCTCATCCACCATCATGCCCGCGAGTAGTTCGATGGCGTGGGGCTTACGGATCATCGGATGGACGGTCACGCCTTTGATATCGGCATCCGGATAGGCCTCCTTGGCCCGTTCCAGAACCTGCTGTGCAGCAGTGGCCACTGCGCCGGTGTTGGTCAGGCCAAGAACCACCCCGCCAATATCGGACTTGAAGCGGATATCGGGGCTGTCGATCTTGACGACGGCAGCGCCATGTGACGAGAGAATGGGCGCAGCCAATTGCGCCGCCTCTACGGCATTGCTGGCCGCATATGAGGCCGCCATAGGCAATCCGTAGGCTTTCAGGAGTTTGGAGACATCCACCGCATCGAGGCAGTCATGCCCTTCCATCAACGCCTCATCTATGACGGTGCGTGCCTCTTCATAATCAGGCTGGAATGTGCCCAGCGCGGGCGGCATCAGCATAAGCTGATCCTGTGCCTTCATATGGCGTAGAACATATGAAATGCCCTGAATCGCGTCGGCCGGTGTTTCGAAATGGGCAATATCGGCGTCTTCATAAAGTTTGACCAGATCAGGACCGCCGCCAAGTCGAACAGCAAATACGGGAACGCGGCGCTTGCCTGCCTTTTTGCGTTCGGCCATCAGATCAACCACTGCGCGGGCAGCATCTTCGCTTGAGCCAATGGCCGAGGGGCAGAACAAGCCAAGCACAGCATGCACGCCCTTGTCTTCCATAACGACATCAAGAGCTGCCTTATAGCGGGCCGTATCCGCATCTGTTACGATGTAAACCGGGTTGTTGCGCGACCAGCCATCAGGCAGGATGGCATCCAGACTGGCGATCGTTTCCTCACTCAAAGTGGCCAGATTTCCCCCTTGCTCTACCAGATGATCAACAGCCAACACGCCAACGCCGTTGCTGTTGGCCACAATAGCCAGATCAGGCCCTTTCAGGGCTCGGATATGCGTGAGCGTTTCAACCGCGTAAAAGATCTCTTGCAAGCTGTAGACCCTGAGCATGCCCGCGCGCTCGAAGGCGGCATCATAGACTTCGTCAGCGCCGGCCAAGGCGCTTTTGCGCGAGGCAACGGCTGCCAGTCCTTGCGGATGTCGTCCGGACTTCATCAGGATAACCGGTTTGGCGCGGGCGGCGGCCCGGGCCGAGGTCATGAACTTGCGGGCGTCTCTGATATTTTCGATATAAAGCAGGATCGCGCGCGTGCGGGCATCCATGGCGAAATAATCCAGCATGTCAGCGATATCGACATCGACCTTGTCGCCCAGCGCGACCAGTCCGGTGAAGCCTACATTGTTATGGCTCGCCCACTCGGCAACAGAGGTCACAATAGCGCTGGATTGTGAGATGAGCCCCAGATCGCCTGAAAGGCCGGGCACATGGCTGAAGGATGCATTGAGCCCCGCCGCAGGAGACAACACCCCGATGGTGTTCGGGCCGAGCAGGCGCATATGGTAGCGCGCACCAACCTTGGCGGCTTCTTCGGCCAGAGAGCCTGCGCCTGAGCCCATATCGATGGATAGAATAATTGCGCCCCGACAGCCCTTTTTGCCCAACTGTTCAATTGTTTCAACCACTGAAGGCGGAGCAATCGCAACGATGGCGAGATCAATCTTGGCGTCAATCTCCTCTACGGATTTGTAAAGCGGCAGACCTTCCAGCTCACCCCCTCGGGGATTGACCAGAAAGAGCTTGTCCTTGTAGCGGCCTTCCAACAGATTCCGCACCAGCGCATTGCCGATGCTGCCTTGCTTGGAGGAAGCGCCAATAAGGGCGACGTTGCGAGGGCGAAAGAATACATCGAGGTTGAAACTGCTCATTTGAAATCGGAGCCTTTGCCTATGTGAACACAGCGTCGTCGATGGCATGTGCCTGAAACTCTTGCAGCTTCCAGTTTCCGTTAAAGTTGTTCGATTCTCAAAGACTTTCCCATCAAATTGACCAGAAGTATAAGGCACGTATTGGTCTCAAAATCAGAGCGGTGGGCCTTTTTCTGAAAAGCTGAACAATCTGCAAGGAGATTTTCAAATTATCGTTAACGAAAATAAATGCGTTGGACATGCGCTCTCAAAAGTAAATTTAAAATAATTGGCGGTTTTGTTAATGGGAGAAGGCTCTTTTGTTAAATTGAAAGCTGCAATTTTAATTGAATTATTTATGTGGGAATTTTAGAGAGCTTGGATTATTTAATAAATTTCTTTTCTTTTTGTGGCAAGAAGTTGAAGCGTATGAACAAAAATTTAAAACCTTGCTGCTAACCTGACGAAAAGTCGTGGAGTTGCTGCTGGGAGGCCAACAGTGGAACCAGAAGAGTTTACCAACGAGATCCGAAGGATCAGGTCTGATATCAATAGCCTGGGTAATAAGATCCGGGCTGCTGACTATGGGCATTCGTCCGATGCAAAAATGGTCGCCAAGCAGATGGGGGACTTAAAGGAGCAGATCAATATGTTGCTTCATCAGGTCGCCCCTATAGAAGATATTCACCTAAAGAGCCTTGCGGTCGAAACAAGACTGGAGCGCGTGGAGCGCCGCCTGAAAAAACAGGATGAGATCAAGCAATTGATGTCAGTGGAACAATTGCGCCATACTTGGCTGCCGATTTTTGCGCTGATCCAGTTGGTCTTGAGCTGGGCCATCTTTTTCAAATGAACGACAAGATTGCTGTGCAAAGCAAAGACCCGGCGCCTCTGTGGCGCCGGGTTTTTTATCGTGTTCTATTGTTGGCAAAGATCAGGAATGATCAATGGGCCATCAGGCAAGGCACAGGCATGGATTCCAGCATCCCGCGGGTGGCGCCACCAAGCACGAATTCGCGAACACGGCTGTGTCCATAGCCGCCCATGACGACGAGATCATTGCCATTGGCTTCGACATATTTGATCAGTGCATCGGAAATGCCTTCTTCTGTCGAGGCGATCTTCTGGACTGAGACATTGACACCGTGGCGTGACAGATAAACCGCAAGATCGGCCCCCGGATCGCCCGGCAAGTGGAGTTTTTCCGCGTCCACCATGACGACCTCCACCTCTTCAGCCTTTTCCAGAATGGACATGGCGGCATACACCGCATGAGCAGCAGTTTTCGAGCCATCCCACGCCACCATGATCTTCTTGGCAGAGAAGGCCTCAACGCCGACATAGGGGACAATCATGATGGGGCGACCGGAATCGAACAAGGCAGCCTCGATCAGGTCCACACGCAGCGGCTCCGGACGGTCCGGATGATCCTGCCCGATCACGATCAGATCGCACATGCGGGCGTGATTGAGCAAGGTGTCCAGCCCGCCGGGCATGATGTCGAGAATGCGCGTTTCAAAGGGCAAGCCGTTGACTTTGGCATAGTCGGAAAAGCGCTCGATAGCGGATTCTGCTTTTTCCTTTGCGCGGTTGCGCGCGTCGGTGATGAACTGGTCTGGGACTGGCTGAACCATGAGCGCCGGAACAACCGGTTCGATCAGCGGGGCGACGCCGGTCAGATGGGCATCCATCTGAGAAGCCAGCTCGCTGGCGATC contains the following coding sequences:
- a CDS encoding universal stress protein produces the protein MAIKDVVCILDIETDLTTATVQIASELASQMDAHLTGVAPLIEPVVPALMVQPVPDQFITDARNRAKEKAESAIERFSDYAKVNGLPFETRILDIMPGGLDTLLNHARMCDLIVIGQDHPDRPEPLRVDLIEAALFDSGRPIMIVPYVGVEAFSAKKIMVAWDGSKTAAHAVYAAMSILEKAEEVEVVMVDAEKLHLPGDPGADLAVYLSRHGVNVSVQKIASTEEGISDALIKYVEANGNDLVVMGGYGHSRVREFVLGGATRGMLESMPVPCLMAH
- a CDS encoding bifunctional acetate--CoA ligase family protein/GNAT family N-acetyltransferase; this translates as MSSFNLDVFFRPRNVALIGASSKQGSIGNALVRNLLEGRYKDKLFLVNPRGGELEGLPLYKSVEEIDAKIDLAIVAIAPPSVVETIEQLGKKGCRGAIILSIDMGSGAGSLAEEAAKVGARYHMRLLGPNTIGVLSPAAGLNASFSHVPGLSGDLGLISQSSAIVTSVAEWASHNNVGFTGLVALGDKVDVDIADMLDYFAMDARTRAILLYIENIRDARKFMTSARAAARAKPVILMKSGRHPQGLAAVASRKSALAGADEVYDAAFERAGMLRVYSLQEIFYAVETLTHIRALKGPDLAIVANSNGVGVLAVDHLVEQGGNLATLSEETIASLDAILPDGWSRNNPVYIVTDADTARYKAALDVVMEDKGVHAVLGLFCPSAIGSSEDAARAVVDLMAERKKAGKRRVPVFAVRLGGGPDLVKLYEDADIAHFETPADAIQGISYVLRHMKAQDQLMLMPPALGTFQPDYEEARTVIDEALMEGHDCLDAVDVSKLLKAYGLPMAASYAASNAVEAAQLAAPILSSHGAAVVKIDSPDIRFKSDIGGVVLGLTNTGAVATAAQQVLERAKEAYPDADIKGVTVHPMIRKPHAIELLAGMMVDEVFGPVMVFGRGGTAVEVIRDKALALPPLDLLSARAMIEKTRVNRRLEGYRDTAPCDKGALAEMLVRMSQMTSDFPEIQELDFNPVLADASGNVIADARVRVTQVDAHEHPHKRFAIKPYPSEWEQERTLKDGRIVFIRPMRPEDEALFPAFFDRVTDDDMRLRFFSSARSLSHAFIARLTQIDYARSMAFIAVDQKSGEMLGSVRLMGDADHEKGEYAVMVRSDLKGLGMGWMLMKLILAYAEKDGFKEVEGEVLRSNQTMRQMCEALGFETHMDPDDPDLVRMIFKVPEISKKIAKLI